A single window of Vigna unguiculata cultivar IT97K-499-35 chromosome 1, ASM411807v1, whole genome shotgun sequence DNA harbors:
- the LOC114183917 gene encoding protein phosphatase 2C 37-like isoform X1, with the protein MAGICCRVVGEGDTPTPLEPTSRPSTRRAMDIVPLKYIADMAVSDSSRKRPKLDLNDADTQLQTDQESSGTEVMKKDSMENEEDDDASDTKSGTDDESSEDEECPKYGVTSVCGRRRDMEDSVSLRPFFSPEGFHYFGVFDGHGCSHVATMCKERLHEILNEEINEGDDTLHWRALMESGFARMDEEVFRRSQASQTFNCRCELQTPHCDAVGSTAVIAILTRNKIVVSNCGDSRAVLCRSGVAIPLSSDHKPDRPDELLRVESKGGRVIYWDGPRVLGVLAMSRAIGDYYLKPFVISVPEVTVTDRSDDDECLILASDGLWDVVSNETACGVVKMCLKSQTPPTPPGSPGGYVTADGSDRACSDASILLTKLALARHSADNVSVVVLDLRKEQEQTPTSSVNE; encoded by the exons ATGGCTGGGATTTGCTGtagagttgttggagaaggtGACACCCCTACTCCTCTTGAACCAACATCTCGTCCTTCCACCCGCAGAGCCATGGATATCGTTCCCTTGAAGTACATCGCTGACATGGCCGTCTCCGACTCTTCCCGGAAGCGTCCCAAGCTCGATCTTAACGACGCTGATACTCAGCTTCAAACTGACCAGGAATCCTCCGGAACCGAGGTTATGAAGAAGGATTCCATGGAGAACGAAGAAGACGATGACGCTTCCGACACTAAATCCGGAACAGACGATGAATCCTCCGAAGATGAAGAGTGTCCCAAGTATGGCGTCACCTCTGTCTGCGGCAGGAGGAGGGACATGGAGGACTCTGTTTCCCTGCGCCCTTTCTTCTCGCCGGAAGGCTTCCACTACTTCGGCGTTTTTGACGGTCATGGTTGCTCTCAT GTTGCCACTATGTGCAAGGAGCGGCTACACGAGATTCTGAACGAAGAGATTAACGAGGGGGATGACACTTTGCACTGGAGAGCATTGATGGAGAGCGGTTTCGCTCGCATGGATGAAGAGGTGTTCCGCCGGAGTCAGGCCAGCCAGACTTTCAACTGTAGGTGCGAGCTCCAGACTCCGCACTGCGACGCAGTTGGATCCACTGCTGTCATCGCCATCCTCACCCGGAACAAAATTGTCGTCTCCAACTGCGGCGACTCCCGTGCCGTCCTCTGCCGTAGCGGAGTTGCCATTCCTCTCTCTTCAGATCACAAG CCGGACCGTCCTGACGAATTGCTTCGAGTGGAATCCAAGGGAGGGCGTGTGATTTACTGGGACGGCCCAAGAGTGCTGGGTGTGTTGGCCATGTCTCGAGCCATAG GAGACTACTATCTGAAGCCGTTCGTGATTTCGGTGCCCGAGGTGACTGTGACGGATCGAAGTGATGACGACGAGTGTTTGATACTGGCAAGTGATGGACTGTGGGATGTGGTGTCAAACGAAACTGCTTGTGGGGTGGTGAAGATGTGCCTGAAGTCGCAGACACCTCCAACGCCTCCAGGGTCTCCGGGTGGTTATGTGACGGCGGACGGCTCCGACCGTGCTTGCTCGGATGCTTCAATTCTGTTGACTAAGCTGGCTTTGGCAAGGCACAGTGCCGATAATGTGAGTGTGGTGGTCCTTGATTTGAGGAAGGAGCAAGAACAAACTCCCACTTCCAGCGTAAACGAATGA
- the LOC114183917 gene encoding probable protein phosphatase 2C 24 isoform X2, whose amino-acid sequence MDIVPLKYIADMAVSDSSRKRPKLDLNDADTQLQTDQESSGTEVMKKDSMENEEDDDASDTKSGTDDESSEDEECPKYGVTSVCGRRRDMEDSVSLRPFFSPEGFHYFGVFDGHGCSHVATMCKERLHEILNEEINEGDDTLHWRALMESGFARMDEEVFRRSQASQTFNCRCELQTPHCDAVGSTAVIAILTRNKIVVSNCGDSRAVLCRSGVAIPLSSDHKPDRPDELLRVESKGGRVIYWDGPRVLGVLAMSRAIGDYYLKPFVISVPEVTVTDRSDDDECLILASDGLWDVVSNETACGVVKMCLKSQTPPTPPGSPGGYVTADGSDRACSDASILLTKLALARHSADNVSVVVLDLRKEQEQTPTSSVNE is encoded by the exons ATGGATATCGTTCCCTTGAAGTACATCGCTGACATGGCCGTCTCCGACTCTTCCCGGAAGCGTCCCAAGCTCGATCTTAACGACGCTGATACTCAGCTTCAAACTGACCAGGAATCCTCCGGAACCGAGGTTATGAAGAAGGATTCCATGGAGAACGAAGAAGACGATGACGCTTCCGACACTAAATCCGGAACAGACGATGAATCCTCCGAAGATGAAGAGTGTCCCAAGTATGGCGTCACCTCTGTCTGCGGCAGGAGGAGGGACATGGAGGACTCTGTTTCCCTGCGCCCTTTCTTCTCGCCGGAAGGCTTCCACTACTTCGGCGTTTTTGACGGTCATGGTTGCTCTCAT GTTGCCACTATGTGCAAGGAGCGGCTACACGAGATTCTGAACGAAGAGATTAACGAGGGGGATGACACTTTGCACTGGAGAGCATTGATGGAGAGCGGTTTCGCTCGCATGGATGAAGAGGTGTTCCGCCGGAGTCAGGCCAGCCAGACTTTCAACTGTAGGTGCGAGCTCCAGACTCCGCACTGCGACGCAGTTGGATCCACTGCTGTCATCGCCATCCTCACCCGGAACAAAATTGTCGTCTCCAACTGCGGCGACTCCCGTGCCGTCCTCTGCCGTAGCGGAGTTGCCATTCCTCTCTCTTCAGATCACAAG CCGGACCGTCCTGACGAATTGCTTCGAGTGGAATCCAAGGGAGGGCGTGTGATTTACTGGGACGGCCCAAGAGTGCTGGGTGTGTTGGCCATGTCTCGAGCCATAG GAGACTACTATCTGAAGCCGTTCGTGATTTCGGTGCCCGAGGTGACTGTGACGGATCGAAGTGATGACGACGAGTGTTTGATACTGGCAAGTGATGGACTGTGGGATGTGGTGTCAAACGAAACTGCTTGTGGGGTGGTGAAGATGTGCCTGAAGTCGCAGACACCTCCAACGCCTCCAGGGTCTCCGGGTGGTTATGTGACGGCGGACGGCTCCGACCGTGCTTGCTCGGATGCTTCAATTCTGTTGACTAAGCTGGCTTTGGCAAGGCACAGTGCCGATAATGTGAGTGTGGTGGTCCTTGATTTGAGGAAGGAGCAAGAACAAACTCCCACTTCCAGCGTAAACGAATGA